A region of Marmota flaviventris isolate mMarFla1 chromosome 11, mMarFla1.hap1, whole genome shotgun sequence DNA encodes the following proteins:
- the Xirp2 gene encoding xin actin-binding repeat-containing protein 2 codes for MSPESGHGHIFEVTVGPTKPAEDRAARSEGVSDLQEVVSLKERMAKYQAAVSRGDCRSFSTNMMEESEMCTVPGGLAKVKKQFEKDKISSSCNTFSQYQYQHQNRSEQEVIHRSQEMRRNDQEVSKAHGIDVLQTEMVSHLEKHTEELKQASQFQQYVQETVIDTPEDEEVPKVSTKFLKEQFEKSAQEKVLYSDKETTTPAKQRKIDYKYEDSIKPSSVVGSSSSSYTSTSQRKETSASRYSDHSITSSTLAQVNATPLGMMEEFPPPPPDVLQTPIDVTAFSQSPEVSSPPKRLPIPKDLYSKQRNLYELNRLYKHIHPELRKNLEKDYISEVSEIVTRSQVNSGSSVSADVQHARYVFENTNESSQKDLNSERECLEWDEILKGEVQSMRWIFENQPLDSINHGSPDGGNTSKGITDQEIIAGGDVKYTTWMFETQPMDTLGVHSSVTDVNVKKVPELARGDVHTARWMFETRPLDSMNKMHQSQDESALAVIKDITGGDVKTVRYMFETQHLDQLGQLHSVDEANLLQLRSELKEIKGNVKRSIKCFETQPLYVIRDGSGQMLEIKTVHREDVEKGDVRTARWMFETQRLDTINKDITEIKVVRGISMEENVKGGVSRAKWLFETQPLEKIKEELEEVVTEKETIIGTDVSKKCWMFETQPLDILKEVPDADPVSPEEIIGGDVQTTKHLFETLPMEALKDSPDVGKLQKITASEEEKGDVRHQKWIFENQPLEEIQEGKKEYTRTVKLEEVDRGDVRNYTHIFESNNLIKFDASHKIEVEGITRGAVELNKSLFETTPLYAIQDHLGKYHQVKTVQQEEILRGDVRSCRWLFETRPIDQFDESLHKFQIIRGISAQEIQAGNVKSAKWLFETQPLDSIKYFSNVEETESKTEQTTEIVKGDVKTCKWLFETQPMESLYEKVSSVTESEEIHKGDVKTCTWLFETQPLDAIRDDSETTVKLQTVKQEEIQGGDVRTACFLFETENLDNIQGEEGKESKHMEMEIQAGDVSSMRYKFENQSLDSISSSSEEVLKKIKTLKSEDIQKGNVLNCRWLFENQPIDRIKASQEDSGSVKTVTDIQGGDVRKGCFIFETFSLDEIKEESDFTSTKKTITEEVIKGDVKSYRMLFETQPLYAIQDREGYYHEVTTVKKEEVIHGDVRGTRWLFETRPLDSINESQTVYVIKSVTQEDIHKGDVSSVRYRFETQPLDQISEEAHNVVPTVDCIQGGNVKTSKQFFESENTGKNYIRTVSINEIQKGNVKTSTWLFETHTIDELRGEGSEYENIKTVTQEDVQKGDVKQAVWLFENQTLDSIKEADESPTKMTKEEIPPSDVKTTTWLFETTPLHEFNENRIEKVEIIGKSIKETLRDLYSQKVIEAPGIIIEADEVGDVRMAKYKLMNQSSPEIQKEEIIRVDLSSIMMNLLSKRDCTKREICVSEEEKGNVNFTKTQLLNRSTEFHAEKEEIVRGDVQQAIKNLLSEERPAKRGILIQEDERGDVNMTIYCLLHENASDTIQREEVIGGDVRRTIHNLLSSSSNSKISERAKIDASERGNVQFFTTCIETGALDYLKQLQAGSDETLMATNPVEKEIIGGDVEGTKLLLKRRQSQVERTVSEADIVPGDVHNTVKVFMAEPQSSSYETYKEGIAKEDLKSTLNSLSQAIKEKAVTKTEETIKGDMLATLRSLQESSHRWKESQQPSAIPGNIEQAIECLEKATNTRTEILKKELIRDDLEKSLRSLKEAQRGFKEINKESIIKKDNQAGMVGSSERQETEIHQVAMQKDKKSILQPRPGAFEPKAGWQGRADTLSTMRGESYHGTLIEERSEITLPKAPKGTVKIVIDREQNNDALEKSLRRLSNSHHQAITNVLETGSRKGVQTDAIKEQQLSDKYMSRQLTSTVSMKENLKSTDSETVSKLKKDEVLNSTQSTNGSLEKQRTQTCELKNDHQKTEAFHAKSPKKTQNIKIPTEEQRSTPGPTQQPGNMQIAEMYEVTRDFQKQAVLKQEMQYSNKDIKKNSMNLQPLPKDEDIANITGVKVSDKNHNKFKATDKKQKTDSYMESQDFLMKTNTSKDLKMAMERSLNPINFNPENNVKESEGSLPPPSPPPPPPSNASSEIEFPLPPPPPLILLPEKNEFPPSLSTEKIRAEFENFPGLPLPPPPADEKSEKECQSIFLPPPSPPAPSQKPVHLLSSSVPEKHSEAFIQQYSPKDVLSSQQTHSQSKVIKGKSPPPTLPKPKFPKIIENKKNQLFPKVEVEDSLSDMECKTTPLKHQKRVETATSSEHTETKQNTFRKSLDERKQLSIDSVKSLSQTVPETSTLKGKQMAPLIKSHSFPSGSGQQSPKPYMRKFKTPLMIAEEKYRQQREELEKQRKEMSYCHIVKTESQNQDLSELEKETLLRKINKDVPLPKMDSKLPVAQPNPDSQSNVQVARTRSDDQLSMASAVTVSATRLQPAQAASEETNVKKDVLQSSRDITQSKSTCEMNQSHQECTTQQTQQKCLEQLDLPQSKTGSPSFKVKTIKLPTVDHRVKETDVNYESHLKHSQVDVQAITKQQFQESEKTEASTEYSNKQSVTEKYHQLPKKEKRVTIQLPTGFSEKNHERKPKIVPEKQREFREPVRRKLLETEEKNQGASMMRSKEERLIVEGKQEHLSNRSTPKAVKQKIIDAHCDSQTQNFQQTQIQTSESTVEHKKLSQQCDSLQEKICLRDKGIQQKHVSSNTKDSKQEITQNKSSFSSVKESQQDNGKCVVNILEFLRKREELQQILSRIKQFETEPNTSGLQTFQTLLNIIPVWLISEEKREYGVHIAMENNFEKVKEEIAHIKTQAEDMLVYCENKIQTAMITSKTGTQGNKTTSLNETSSKASNIKASYNKNMEQKENKIVEEKILHHQEATHQEATIRNHTKTHEEIKLDDSKISPPSLKTRPPSPTFITIESTARRTETSAKDELSQSPKKDSCVEPPPRGPMPQSSGIRRANTSPSPPRSRSEQLVKLKDTTAKLSRGTVPCPPATPVPIVEKRTEIIRSPATLRRQIKIESRDRGSPPTITIPVHVNHAGGGSFRESMEAQEEVRKVEKRATYVHKDGVNSINGIGPDTESYDAVEIIRKVEVPCRSELTQRYEAANRTVQMAENFVKDHENEINRWFREFEDGPIFEAKSDRRVYANGEASHNIKQESSTFCKEEFGSTSLGNTNFADFSYKYPIEFQEKISVKQPKVRSETRSISEHFSGMDAFESQAVGSKVTASSSHSSEAGKSGFGFKHAPPTYEDVIAGHILDISDSPKELRRNFQKTWQESERVFQSLGYATSDASATETTFQEGSAFISEAAAPRQGNMYTLSKDSISNGVLSGRQAEFS; via the exons GAGGTAATCCATAGAAGTCaggaaatgagaagaaatgaTCAAGAAGTTTCCAAAGCACATGGAATTGATGTTCTCCAAACAGAAATG gtGTCTCATCTTGAAAAGCACACCGAGGAACTAAAACAAGCTTCTCAGTTTCAACAGTATGTTCAAGAAACAG TTATTGATACACCTGAGGATGAAGAAGTTCCTAAGGTTTCAACTAAGTTTCTAAAAGAGCAATTTGAAAAATCTGCCCAGGAAAAGGTCCTTTATTCTGACAAAGAGACAACAACCCCTGCCAAGCAGAGGAAG ATTGATTATAAATATGAAGACTCTATAAAGCCATCATCTGTTGTgggttcctcttcctcttcttacacTTCAACTAGCCAAAGGAAGGAAACGTCTGCTTCAAGATATAGTGATCACAGTATCACTTCCTCAACTCTGGCACAAGTTAATGCCACTCCTTTGGGAATGATGGAAGAATTTCCTCCTCCACCACCTGATGTACTTCAAACTCCAATAGATGTGACAGCATTTTCCCAGTCCCCTGAAGTCTCCAGCCCTCCTAAGAGACTACCAATCCCCAAAGATTTATATTCTAAGCAAAGAAATTTGTATGAATTAAACCGCTTATATAAACATATCCATCCTGAGTTaaggaaaaatttagaaaaagattaTATCAGTGAGGTTTCTGAGATTGTTACTAGAAGTCAAGTAAACTCAGGGAGCTCAGTTTCAGCAGATGTGCAGCATGCTCGGtatgtttttgaaaatacaaatgagaGTTCTCAAAAAGATCTGAACTCAGAAAGAGAGTGCTTGGAATGGGATGAAATCCTGAAAGGGGAGGTGCAGTCCATGAGATGGATCTTTGAGAATCAACCATTAGATTCTATCAACCATGGCTCTCCAGATGGAGGTAACACTTCCAAGGGCATTACTGATCAAGAAATTATTGCTGGTGGTGATGTGAAGTATACCACATGGATGTTTGAAACCCAACCCATGGATACACTAGGGGTTCATTCTTCTGTCACTGATGTAAATGTCAAGAAAGTGCCTGAGCTAGCCAGAGGAGATGTCCACACAGCCCGGTGGATGTTTGAAACAAGGCCATTAGACTCAATGAATAAAATGCATCAAAGTCAAGATGAATCGGCATTAGCGGTTATTAAGGACATAACCGGGGGAGATGTCAAGACTGTGAGATACATGTTTGAGACTCAACATCTGGATCAACTTGGGCAGCTTCATTCAGTGGATGAGGCTAACTTACTGCAACTCAGATCTGAGCTCAAAGAAATTAAGGGAAATGTTAAGAGAagtataaaatgttttgaaactcAACCATTATATGTTATTAGAGATGGTTCAGGTCAAATGCTAGAAATTAAAACCGTTCACAGAGAAGATGTAGAAAAGGGGGATGTGAGAACAGCACGTTGGATGTTTGAAACACAGCGCTTAGACACAATCAACAAGGATATCACCGAAATTAAAGTTGTCAGGGGAATATCCATGGAGGAAAATGTCAAAGGCGGAGTGAGTAGGGCCAAGTGGTTATTTGAAACCCAACCTTtggaaaaaatcaaagaagagtTAGAAGAGGTCGTCactgaaaaggaaacaataataggCACAGATGTGTCCAAAAAGTGTTGGATGTTTGAAACGCAGCCATTAGACATTCTAAAAGAAGTTCCTGATGCAGATCCTGTGTCACCTGAAGAGATCATAGGGGGCGATGTACAGACCACCAAGCACCTATTTGAAACGCTTCCAATGGAGGCCTTAAAAGACAGTCCTGATGTCGGAAAGCTTCAAAAAATCACTGCCTCTGAAGAAGAAAAAGGTGATGTCAGGCACCAGAAATGGATTTTTGAAAACCAACCACTGGAAGAGATACAAGAAGGTAAAAAAGAGTACACACGAACTGTGAAGCTTGAAGAAGTCGACAGAGGAGATGTCAGGAATTACACGCACATCTTTGAATCGAATAATCTAATCAAATTTGATGCATCACATAAAATAGAAGTGGAAGGCATCACAAGGGGTGCCGTGGagttaaataaatctctttttgaGACAACACCACTGTATGCTATTCAAGATCACCTTGGAAAATACCATCAAGTAAAGACAGTCCAGCAAGAAGAAATCCTAAGAGGTGACGTAAGAAGCTGTCGATGGCTTTTTGAAACAAGGCCCATTGACCAGTTTGATGAAAGTCTTCACAAATTTCAGATAATTAGAGGAATATCTGCTCAAGAAATACAGGCTGGAAATGTGAAATCTGCTAAATGGTTGTTTGAAACCCAACCTCTTGATTCCATTAAATATTTCAGTAATGtggaagaaacagaaagtaaaactGAACAAACTACAGAGATTGTTAAAGGTGATGTCAAAACCTGTAAATGGCTATTTGAAACCCAGCCAATGGAGTCCCTTTATGAAAAGGTTTCATCAGTGACTGAGAGTGAAGAAATTCATAAGGGAGATGTCAAAACCTGTACTTGGCTCTTTGAAACCCAGCCACTTGATGCCATAAGAGATGACTCTGAAACAACAGTCAAGTTACAGACTGTCAAACAGGAGGAGATCCAAGGTGGGGATGTTCGGACCgcatgttttctttttgagacagaaaATCTGGATAACATACAAGGAGAGGAGGGCAAAGAAAGCAAGCACATGGAAATGGAGATCCAAGCTGGGGATGTCTCTAGCATGAGGTATAAATTTGAAAACCAATCCTTAGATTCTATAAGTTCCAGTTCGGaggaagttttgaaaaaaatcaaaaccctaAAAAGTGAAGATATTCAGAAAGGCAATGTCTTAAACTGTAGGTGGCTATTTGAAAACCAACCAATTGATAGGATAAAAGCAAGCCAAGAAGACAGTGGATCAGTTAAGACAGTGACAGACATACAAGGTGGGGATGTAAGAAAAGGGTGCTTCATTTTTGAGACTTTTTCTTTAGATGAGATTAAAGAGGAATCTGACTTTACCAGCACCAAGAAGACAATTACTGAAGAAGTAATAAAGGGTGATGTAAAAAGCTACAGAATGCTCTTTGAAACCCAGCCTCTGTATGCAATTCAGGATCGAGAAGGTTATTATCATGAAGTGACAACAGTTAAAAAGGAAGAAGTGATTCATGGAGATGTACGAGGAACAAGGTGGCTTTTCGAAACAAGACCATTAGACTCAATTAATGAATCACAAACTGTGTATGTTATTAAATCGGTCACACAAGAAGACATTCACAAGGGAGATGTTAGTTCGGTCAGATACAGATTTGAAACCCAGCCACTGGACCAGATTTCAGAAGAGGCACATAATGTTGTACCCACTGTTGACTGCATTCAGGGTGGCAATGTGAAGACGAGTAAGCAGTTCTTTGAGTCTGAAAATACTGGGAAGAATTACATAAGGACAGTGAGCATCAATGAAATACAAAAGGGCAATGTGAAAACATCCACTTGGCTATTTGAAACTCACACAATAGACGAGCTAAGAGGAGAAGGGTCAGAATATGAAAATATCAAGACAGTCACCCAGGAAGATGTGCAGAAAGGTGATGTTAAGCAGGCAGTGTGGCTCTTTGAAAATCAAACTTTGGATTCTATTAAGGAGGCAGATGAAAGCCCCACCAAAATGACCAAGGAAGAAATCCCTCCTTCTGATGTCAAGACAACTACATGGCTCTTTGAAACAACACCCCTTCATGAGTTTAATGAAAATCGAATAGAAAAGGTAGAAATTATTGGCAAGAGCATTAAAGAAACCTTGAGAGATCTCTACTCTCAAAAAGTTATCGAGGCTCCTGGAATTATCATTGAAGCGGATGAAGTGGGAGATGTCCGGATGGCAAAATACAAGCTAATGAACCAATCATCACCCGAGatacagaaagaagaaatcatcAGGGTGGATCTCAGTAGTATAATGATGAATTTACTTTCCAAAAGAGACTGTACCAAAAGAGAGATCTGCGTTAGTGAAGAGGAGAAGGGAAATGTCAATTTCACTAAAACTCAATTATTAAACAGATCAACTGAATTTCATGCTGAAAAGGAAGAGATAGTGAGAGGTGATGTACAGCAAGCGATAAAAAACCTGTTGTCAGAGGAAAGACCTGCGAAGAGAGGCATTTTAATTCAGGAAGATGAAAGAGGAGATGTCAACATGACGATCTATTGTCTTCTTCATGAAAATGCCAGTGACACAATCCAGCGTGAGGAAGTCATAGGAGGTGATGTGAGGCGTACCATCCATAATCTGTTGTCTTCCTCATCAAATAGTAAAATATCTGAAAGGGCTAAAATTGATGCTTCTGAGAGAGGAAATGTTCAGTTTTTTACCACATGCATAGAAACCGGAGCTTTGGATTATCTCAAACAACTCCAGGCAGGGTCTGATGAAACACTAATGGCTACAAATCCAGTAGAGAAGGAAATAATCGGTGGTGACGTTGAGGGCACAAAACTGTTACTAAAGAGAAGGCAGTCTCAGGTGGAACGCACTGTTAGCGAAGCTGACATCGTTCCAGGAGACGTGCACAACACCGTTAAAGTGTTTATGGCAGAGCCTCAGAGTTCCTCTTATGAGACTTACAAAGAAGGAATTGCAAAAGAAGATTTGAAATCAACCCTGAATTCCCTCAGCCAGGCCATCAAAGAGAAAGCAGTGACCAAAACAGAAGAAACTATAAAAGGTGACATGCTAGCCACACTCAGGTCACTTCAGGAGTCAAGCCACCGATGGAAAGAATCTCAACAGCCAAGTGCCATCCCGGGTAATATTGAGCAAGCTATTGAGTGCCTCGAAAAGGCTACTAACACAAGGACAGAAATCCTGAAAAAGGAGCTTATTCGAGATGACCTAGAAAAGTCCCTGAGGTCTTTGaaagaagcacagagaggttttaaagaaatcaacaaaGAGAGTATAATCAAAAAAGATAACCAAGCTGGGATGGTTGGATCCTCAGAAAGGCAGGAAACAGAGATCCATCAGGTGGCTATGCAGAAGGACAAGAAAAGTATTCTTCAGCCAAGGCCAGGAGCATTTGAGCCGAAAGCCGGCTGGCAAGGGAGGGCAGATACTCTCAGTACAATGAGAGGTGAATCATATCATGGGACTTTAATAGAAGAAAGATCCGAGATTACTCTCCCAAAGGCCCCAAAAGGCACAGTAAAGATCGTTATAGATCGTGAACAAAACAATGATGCTCTTGAGAAAAGCCTCAGAAGACTATCTAATTCACACCACCAAGCTATAACAAATGTGTTGGAAACAGGCAGCAGAAAGGGTGTCCAGACTGATGCTATTAAAGAGCAGCAGCTCAGTGACAAGTACATGAGCAGACAATTAACTTCCACTGTGTCAATGAAGGAAAACCTAAAGTCTACAGATTCAGAGACAGTGAGCAAGCTGAAGAAGGATGAAGTCCTCAACTCCACCCAATCAACCAATGGATCACTTGAGAAGCAACGGACTCAAACCTGTGAATTGAAGAATGACCATCAGAAGACTGAGGCTTTCCACGCAAAGAGTCCTAAAAAGACCCAAAACATTAAAATACCCACAGAGGAACAAAGATCCACACCTGGTCCCACCCAGCAACCAGGCAACATGCAAATTGCAGAAATGTATGAAGTCACAAGGGACTTTCAGAAGCAAGCTGTGTTAAAGCAAGAAATGCAATATTCTAAtaaggatataaagaaaaatagcatGAACCTCCAGCCTTTGCCTAAAGATGAAGACATAGCCAATATAACGGGAGTGAAAGTCTCTGACAAAAACCACAATAAATTCAAGGCAACTGACAAAAAGCAGAAAACTGATAGTTATATGGAAAGCCAGGACTTTCTAATGAAGACAAATACTTCCAAAGACTTAAAGATGGCAATGGAAAGGTCCCTTAATCCAATCAACTTTAACCCTGAGAATAATGTAAAAGAAAGTGAGGGCTCCcttccacctccatctccacctcctcctccaccttccaATGCATCATCTGAAATTgaatttcctcttcctcctccacctcctttaATACTATTGCCTGAAAAAAATGAGTTTCCTCCCTCACTGTCCACAGAGAAGATAAGGGCTGAATTTGAAAACTTCCCAGGCCTCCCGCTTCCTCCACCACCAGCAGATGAGAAATCTGAAAAAGAATGTCAATCAATATTTctcccacctccctctcctccagctcCATCTCAAAAACCAGTCCATCTTCTTTCCTCCTCAGTGCCAGAAAAGCACAGTGAAGCATTCATACAACAATATTCCCCAAAAGATGTCTTGAGCTCTCAGCAAACTCATTCTCAGTCTAAAGTCATAAAAGGAAAATCACCACCTCCTACATTACCCAAGCCCAAATTTCCCAAGATAAtcgaaaataaaaagaaccagctTTTCCCAAAAGTTGAAGTGGAAGATTCTTTGTCAGACATGGAATGCAAAACTACTCCCTTAAAGCATCAGAAAAGAGTAGAGACTGCAACTAGCAGTGAACACACAGAGACAAAGCAGAACACATTCAGAAAGAGCCTTGATGAGAGGAAACAGCTATCTATTGACTCTGTAAAGTCTCTCTCACAGACAGTTCCTGAAACTTCCACACTCAAGGGAAAGCAGATGGCACCTCTCATAAAATCCCACTCATTTCCCTCAGGTTCAGGACAACAAAGTCCAAAACCATATATGAGAAAATTTAAGACACCTTTAATGATTGCTGAAGAAAAATATAGGCAACAAAGGGAAGAGcttgaaaaacagagaaaagagatgTCTTACTGCCACATTGTAAAAACAGAAAGTCAAAATCAAGACCTGTCAGAGCTGGAAAAGGAAACACTTTTACGAAAAATAAATAAGGACGTCCCCCTACCCAAAATGGATTCAAAGCTTCCTGTGGCCCAAcccaacccagactctcaaagtaATGTTCAAGTTGCAAGAACACGCTCTGATGATCAGCTTTCAATGGCATCAGCAGTGACAGTCTCAGCCACAAGGCTCCAGCCTGCGCAAGCAGCCTCAGAAGAGACTAATGTGAAAAAAGATGTCTTACAGAGCTCTAGGGATATTACACAATCTAAATCCACTTGTGAAATGAACCAGAGTCACCAAGAATGTACTACACAGCAAACACAGCAGAAGTGCCTGGAGCAGTTGGACTTGCCCCAAAGCAAAACAGGTTCCCCAAGTTTCAAAGTTAAAACCATCAAACTTCCCACTGTAGATCATAGGGTGAAAGAAACAGATGTCAACTATGAAAGTCACCTAAAGCACTCTCAAGTTGATGTTCAAGCTATTACCAAACAGCAGTTTCAGGaaagtgagaaaactgaagcaagtACAGAGTACAGTAATAAGCAATCTGTGACTGAAAAATATCACCAATTAcctaaaaaggagaaaagagtgaCAATTCAGTTGCCTACAGGATTTTCAGAGAAAAACCATGAAAGAAAGCCCAAGATTGTTCCTGAGAAACAAAGAGAATTTAGGGAACCTGTGAGACGAAAGCTTCTagagactgaagaaaaaaatcagggggCATCAATGATGCGTTCCAAAGAAGAGAGATTGATAGTTGAAGGCAAACAAGAACATTTGAGTAATAGGTCAACACCAAAGGCAGTCAAACAGAAGATTATTGATGCACACTGTGATTCACAGACTCAGAATTTTCAGCAAACACAAATACAGACTTCTGAAAGTACAGTTGAACATAAAAAATTGTCCCAACAATGTGATAGTCTGCAGGAAAAAATATGCCTCAGAGACAAGGGCATCCAACAGAAGCACGTCTCCTCCAATACTAAAGATTCAAAGCAAGAGATTACACAGAACAAATCTTCATTTTCCTCTGTGAAAGAATCCCAGCAGGATAATGGAAAATGTGTTGTAAATATATTGGAATTCTTGAGAAAACGTGAAGAACTTCAACAGATTTTGTCTAGAATAAAACAGTTTGAAACAGAGCCAAATACAAGTGGCCTTCAAACGTTTCAGACACTGTTAAATATTATTCCAGTATGGCTGATaagtgaagaaaaaagagaatatggAGTTCACATTGCCATGGAGAATAATTTCGaaaaagtcaaagaagaaatagcACATATTAAAACTCAAGCCGAGGATATGCTTGTGTactgtgaaaataaaattcaaacagcCATGATAACCTCCAAAACAGGAACGCAAGGAAATAAGACCACCAGTCTTAATGAAACATCCTCAAAAGCATCTAATATTAAAGCCAGCTATAATAAAAAcatggaacaaaaagaaaataaaatcgtagaagaaaaaatactgcACCACCAAGAAGCAACTCATCAGGAAGCTACTATTCGTAATCACACAAAAACCCATGAGGAAATTAAGCTGGATGACAGCAAGATCTCTCCTCCCTCTTTAAAAACTCGTCCACCGTCCCCTACTTTTATAACAATTGAATCTACTGCCCGAAGAACAGAAACCTCAGCTAAGGATGAGCTTTCTCAGTCCCCTAAAAAGGACAGTTGTGTTGAGCCCCCACCAAGAGGGCCAATGCCACAATCATCTGGAATTCGCAGAGCAAATACCTCCCCTTCTCCACCCAGGAGTCGCTCTGAACAACTTGTCAAACTCAAAGACACGACGGCAAAGTTATCCAGAGGAACCGTTCCGTGTCCTCCAGCAACCCCGGTTCCAATTGTAGAGAAGAGGACTGAAATCATCAGGTCCCCAGCAACACTCCGTCGTCAAATAAAGATAGAAAGTCGTGACAGAGGCTCTCCACCAACGATCACAATACCTGTGCATGTGAATCATGCTGGCGGTGGTTCCTTCAGAGAATCCATGGAAGCTCAAGAGGAAGTTAGGAAAGTGGAGAAAAGGGCGACATATGTTCATAAAGATGGAGTGAATTCCATCAATGGCATAGGGCCGGACACCGAGAGTTACGATGCAGTTGAAATCATCCGTAAGGTAGAAGTGCCATGCCGGTCAGAGCTCACACAGAGATACGAAGCAGCCAATCGAACCGTTCAAATGGCTGAAAATTTTGTGAAGGaccatgaaaatgaaataaacaggtGGTTCAGGGAATTTGAAGATGGCCCAATTTTTGAAGCCAAGTCAGATAGAAGAGTTTATGCAAATGGAGAAGCAAGCCATAATATAAAACAAGAGAGTAGTACATTTTGTAAGGAGGAATTTGGATCAACATCTTTAGGAAACACTAATTTTGCAGACTTTTCTTACAAATATCCCATAGAGTTCCAAGAAAAAATTTCTGTTAAGCAGCCCAAAGTACGCTCTGAAACAAGGTCTATAAGCGAACATTTCTCAGGCATGGATGCATTTGAGAGTCAAGCTGTTGGGTCAAAGGTGACAGCTTCATCTTCACATAGCTCAGAAGCTGGCAAATCTGGCTTTGGCTTCAAGCATGCCCCACCGACCTATGAAGACGTTATCGCCGGTCATATTTTAGACATCTCTGATTCACCTAAAGAACTCAGGAGGAATTTTCAAAAAACATGGCAGGAGAGTGAAAGAGTTTTTCAAAGTCTGGGATATGCAACATCAGATGCTTCTGCAACTGAGACCACCTTCCAGGAGGGATCTGCATTTATAAGTG aagctgcTGCTCCAAGACAAGGAAATATGTATACTTTGTCAAAAGACAGTATATCCAATGGAGTGCTTAGTGGCAGACAAGCAGAGTTTTCATAA